The following DNA comes from Planktothrix sp. FACHB-1365.
ACACAGTGTTGGTGGGCGCTGTAGGAGTTGAACCTACGTCAGGCTGATTAAGAGTCAGGCGCATAACCGTTCTGCCAAACGCCCGTTTTTCAATTGTTCAACCCCAGGTTGAACATGGGTCGCCAGAGATTTGAACTCTGACCCGTCTGCTTAAAAGGCAGCTACTCTAACCGTTAAGCTAACGACCCAAATGCTCTAATTTGCAGGATTTTTCAGCTTCTCGTTGGTTTAGCATACTAAAGTGCTTTTTATTTGTTACTTTTAGAAATTTGGTACACCGAGCAGGACTTAAACCTGCTAATAACGCACTTATCGGGTGCGCGCGTCGATCACTTCCGCCTTCGGTGCTTGGTACTCCTGACAGGATTTGAACCTGCAACGCATCGCTTCTAAGGCGATCGCCTCTGACCGTTGGGCTACAGGAGTGAGAAATGGGAGGAATACAGAAGACGACTGTTTACCTCCCAACTGCCCCGCCAGGGTTTGAACCTGGAATCTCCGCTTTCAAAGAGCAGGATGTTGCCAATTACACCACAGGGCATTGACCGATGTGTTCTTCTGATTACACCACGTTCTCACTCATCGGAGCGAACAGGAATTGAACCTGCAATGGCGATAAAACCACGACTGTTTAGCAAACAGCTTGCCTTACCAGTGGCGATCGCTCCAAAATCAATGCCGTGCAAGTTGAAAAAGCTGTTGATTCACACACAGGACTTGAACCTGCAATGGACTGTTTATGAGACAGTTGCCTTACCATTAGGCGAGTATGTAAGCTTTTTCGATCAGGGCACGGCAACGCACAGACAAGGATTTGAACCTTGATCAACGGTTTTGGAGACCGTGATGTTTCCGTTACACCATCTGTGCATTGGACTCCAGGGTGGGATTTGAACCCACGAATAGTTAGTTTTGCAGACCAACGCCTTTCCACTTGGCGACCTGGAGATTGGATCAAAATGTAGTATTTATGAAGTTTTCAAGGTACTGGTTGCTGATGTCAGCAGGGGTTAGAGGAAGCAACACCGAGGATTAGTGCCTCTGTGTTTCATCTCATACTACAACTATAATTACTATACTACATTTTGTCAAGAGCATACTACAAAAATTTTTAGAAGGGACAGAGCAATCGTAGACAAAATCGTTGGATTGCTCTCTGGTGGCGGGTTTACCCATCAGGCTTTGGCAAAAAAACACCACCTGGCTCTGGAGTATGTGGGATTGCTGAGTTTGCTGTGTAAGGGAGCGAGGAGAACGAGGGTTCACTTGCTACAAATATTATTCAAGTTGAGATAAATTTTCTAATCGTTCTATCCATTGATTAAAATGAGGACATTTTTTCCTAATAGTTTCTAAACCAATTTTTTGAGCCATTAAAGGTGCAACAGACACTTTTGCACCCTCATAACGAGGAATAGCTTGAATAATTCGTTTAGAAGGTTAGGTAAAGCATATAAATCACACATTGTTGTAAATCTAGCTTCAGG
Coding sequences within:
- a CDS encoding DUF4276 family protein, producing the protein MSVAPLMAQKIGLETIRKKCPHFNQWIERLENLSQLE